DNA sequence from the Odontesthes bonariensis isolate fOdoBon6 chromosome 18, fOdoBon6.hap1, whole genome shotgun sequence genome:
GACGGGCTTAGATTGAGTAAACATTTCTGTGGTCGAGGACCTGGCGACTGTGATCTCGGCGGGTAAAGGTCAACACGgagcacataaaaacaaatctataTACACAAGAAGAattagctgtgtgtgtgtggtttgcaCCAGGTGATTTCGAGTAGTTTAATAACGATCTTCTCCTTTGGTGCGTATTGGTCAGAAATGAGTGTTTTAGGGTTTTGGGTTTCAGAATTTCTCTCCAATGAATATTTGAAGCCTGAGAAACAATTGTTGTAGAGTTGCACCACAGCTCACTGAGTGAGTGAGCGCACTGAAATCAAGGTGGTGAGTCAGTGCTTGTTTATTGTTTTGTGTGCGTGTGGTTACTACAATTACAACTCTGCTCTGAAGGATAGTGTGTGTGGTCCTTACCGGAGCTAAATAACCTGTTCCTACATAACAGTTTGGTATCCAAGCTGAGTTTTAGATTAGTGTTCTTGTGGTGTCATGCAGTAATTACACATTGCTTCTTGTATGTGTAATAGTTTGCAGTAACCTTGCTCCCcatatttgtccttcataaatattgAAGGTTTGTTTTTGTACGGAGCCTGCTGTTAATGCTGCCTGactgctttgtgttttttttttatttttttattttttaaatttttattatcAATCTGTCTTATTTCGTAAGCAACGGTATTTTGACCTGACTTTTGACTTTTGGATAAAGAACGATTGATAAATGATGTAACAATTTTGTTCAGAAAACTGGAAATTCTCTTGGTGTTAAACTgaactgaccaaaaaaaaaaaagcagtttacTGATATGCAGAATGATCTGAAGCGATGCTGTTACAGATGAGAAATTGCATGTCATTTCCGCTAATATTTCCACATGTCGTTGACGCTGCGGTTAATCGTCTGTGTTCCACATATTGTGTCCGCACGAGTTTcgtttgaaaaagaaagattGTTAACATTTTACAAGGGCACTGATTAGACAATATATTTACCAACATAACCAGCAGCAGTAGTTCATAATTTATATTTTCAAGGTAACAATTTAGAACacgacacttttttttttctacagaggAGGTGGAAGTATAGAATATGAGAGTAATAGAGGGTTAGTAGagcaaaacacagagaaattaTAGAGTGAGTCAACTGTATACAAGTGCTGACTGGGCAGACTCATTACCCACATAAGTGTTTAATGACACAGAGACACATGccgtcacacacacattcacgttCCCAGGGCTTTAAGTGCCTTAAATGGGCTTACATGGGCTTTGAGACCCTGGCATTAGGGCGTTAGCTGGCTCATATGAACAGTCCACACCTCTCCCTCCGTTTACGTTAATGTGACACAATATTTTTCGGttgttcacatttttttttcctgccaacTAACGGCTTTTGAATCTCACAGTTTCTTTTATGCCTCCGCATCTGTGGGATCTTGTGGCTATGTCTTAGTTGTGAGACTTCAGAGAGCGAAAGGACCGCAGACGTGTTCAATAAAAATCTTATTTTGTTTGCAAATTTCCACTTAATTCGAAGGTGTTGGGCTTAGTCATGTTTGAGCGTGCATGTTTCTTAAGGTGCTCCAATGCCTGCAGTGATGTTGTATATTTCGTGCTTCAAGTGACTTTTCATGCATCGACAACTttccttatatatatatatatatatatatatatatatatatatattctatataTACACAGATATATTTATATCTCTGTGTGTGCCTCTATGTTTCTGTCTCTCCCCCATCTGTCCAGCCATGCAGCAGGTGTTGGATAATCTGGGTGAGCCGCCCACCTCCGGGGGTGCCAAAGACATCGACCTGCTCTTCCTGCGCGGCATCATGGAAAGTCCAATTGTACGCTTTTCTGCTAAGGTAGCACACACACATagcacagggtgagcagcagtgaGCAGACTAACCTCTGGGAAGGCTTCCCTTCACCTTCTGCTGCCAGCAGTGCTTTGCTCGCTCTGGCTGAGGTGCTGGGCAGTCGGGCTTTGACTAACATGCGCAGCAGCACACAGAAGACTTGATGCATAGGTACAGGAAAATGATGCAGCTTTACATCGCTGTGCCTTTTTCACTGACTGCGCATGTAGTGCAGCAGTCTCTGATTGCAGGACACTTGCTTTAACACCttttcactgctgtgtgaaataTAATGGGCAGTCTGCTCAGTCAGAGGACAGCGGTGCAGTAGCTCCTGCCAGATGGGCTGTTGTCATTTTCCTCTATGCGACTGCAGAAGTgagagatttatttttctttcttttttttcactctaACACAGAGCAGACAGTGGCTTGTTTACAGAGCAATGGCACCACATGCAGAATCCAACATCGGGTCAGCAATCACTGCTATTCATTAGGTTCTTACACATCCGAATTAAATCTTACATAACAAAGAGTTATGTGAAGCAGCTGCCACTTTTTCTACATCTGTCAGGAGTCGGCCCTGAGTTCCTTTGTCTTTCCAGGCTCAGGAGCAGCTGGAGGAAGCGAAGCTGGAAGCGGTGCAGGACAACAATGTGGAGCTGGTGACAGAGATCCTGGGCGACATCAGCAGCCTCAAGGTGAGAGACGACAGCGCGGCTGAGCTGTCCAGGATCCTCCAGGAGCCGCACTTCCAGGTGAGATGGAGCAAACCCAAACACGGTCAGGAGAGGGTGAGATGGAAGGGATTTTTAAGGGCCAATTATATCTCTCATAGCCAGACCAATGCGGAGGGAAGAATGGTGTCCCTGTAAAATGGTATTTGTGAAAAATAAGCACAGAGATGCGGAAACCATTAACTTGCCTTGAGAGTAATTATGTTAATAGATGGCTGACTACTATACTGACTACTTATACTTAGTTTTAAACTAATACTGTATTTTTGCACTGTATTTGGATGTAAAGTCTGTGATGGTAAGTAAATGCAGATTTTCCTGCTGTCTGCTGAGAGTAATTAAACCAATTCCCAGTTCCTTCAAATATATCACATTATATTCTGTAGCTGTTTTGTTGAACACAAGAGATCTTCTAACAGGCAGGATGATTCAAAACTGATATTTTGCCACAAAAGTTTTGGGTGACTCCAGTTGCCACAGCTAAAGCACTGTGGGTTACTTCCATCGTCTTCCCATACAAGCATAGGCAAGGTAGACATTTTAAACTGGGAATAGTGTCTCCTTGAGCTTAATGAGCAATTCCACCCATCTTGTTTTGAGGAAACCCTCCTTGGAATagattttgtgttttcatttgaATAGTGTTCTCAGTTTTGCTCATTTTTAGTCTACCGAGTCAGCCAATTACATTGCAGTCCACACTAGGTGATGCTTTTTGTGCAATATGATATGAATTATGAAGCAATAATGTTACTAGGTACTAGTTTAGGTGATTTATTTTGAAGGGTTTTCTATACACAGACTATTTAAGTCAGGTTACAGTTGCAACATTTTGCCAACAGTTGTAGTAGCacatatttgatgttttgaATCCCGTTCTCATGCATCAATAGAACACTAACCTCCATCCTCGTACGTTTCAGAGGCTTAACACAGACGAGACCAATAGGGGTTATTTTTCTGATCCCAGCGCAGCCTCTACACCAATCCGAGCTCTTTGTGCAGTAAGCCGAAGGATAAGACCCTGTTGACCTACTGAGGAGGACAGACGGGGAGGGAAAAGCTGGTTAGATAGAAAAGGAAAACAGATATTACATCATGTACTGAGCATGTGACTTTATGGACTTACTTTCTTTGCTAGTAAGTGTTGTTGATGATTGTAAGATATTTTAGGAAAGCAGTGTCACTAATGTCAGGTTTGGATGAAAACGGGTGGAGGGATAAAGCCACCATCAATCTGCTTTTGCATGGAAAGTCAAGTAGTATTACTTTTAGTGAGACTGCAAAACAGCAGCGGTTTCGAAGAAATGGTCAGACTAGACTGAGGCAGCAAAATGTCAGAGCTAAAATAATTCAGGAAGGGTGAATTTTATAGCTTCGGCATTTAGGAAGAAAGTGCTTCTCCTTTTTGTCTCGCTTTACACATTTTCATCTCCTTTCCCTCTCTTAAGTCTCTTTTGGAGGCCCATGACATGGTGGCATCAAAATGCTATGATGCCCCTCCCCCGGCCGAGATGGCCAATGATGCAGCAGTGAACAGTGCTCTCATGCAGGCCGACGCCGTGCGCATGATTGGCATCCGAAAGAAGGCCGGGGAGCCACTGGTGAGCAGAGACTAACAGTTGCGCTTTTTTTGCGTGAGTGTGAGCGCATAGATGTGGCTGGCAAATGGGGGTTGAGTACATGGATGGCCATGAATTAAGGGCGTGTGAGCTTCAGAGAGTAAAAGCTCCGCTTCACACGTCTGCTTTCAGGGTGTCACATTTCGTGTGGAGAAAGACGACCTGGTCATTGCGAGAATCCTTCACGGCGGCATGATCGACAGGCAGGGTCTGCTCCATGTCGGCGACATCATCAAGGAAGTCAACGGGAAGGACGTCGGCAACAATCCGACGGAGCTGCAGGAGATGCTCAAAGACTGCAGCGGAGGGATCACGCTGAAAATCCTGCCGAGCTACAGAGACGCTCCTGCTCCTCCACAGGTGATAAAACGCCAACAAAGGAACACCGTGATATTAAGCACACAGTTTTCTACTCGCGGAACCAGTGGCAGATGTCGTGTGGTGGCAATAAACTGGTGAACTGGCCTTCCCACAATCCCCTGCGCATGAATGTGAACCCTGATAGCCCTATTAATAACATTTCACGTGCTATCTAGGTCAGAATAGCTGTTTCTGTCTCATGCACACACTCcagatacacacatacacacgcgtGCTTGAGGATGCTTTGCATCTTGAACAGACAGACATAAACCTGAAAATGCTCCAAAGGCTTGCCTTGCATGAAAGGCAGTAAAAGTATAAGTGAATGAGACAAAAATCACATCCTGCTCTGTGGCTCAGAGTGCTGCACATTATTCTTTACTGGCTTATTTTATTGCTTCCTCTGGCTGTTTGTTTAATCTAATGCACCAGCCAGAGCACTTATCCATCCTGGCAAACACCTCCGCTACCGGCGCAGGGAATCGGATGCTGTGTGTGATTCAGGACGTAATGGGAGTGAAGAGGCTACAGTCACTGTGCAGCGGCTCTCATGCCACTGAGTTTTTCTAGTTATTTGTGACCTCAATCGGCTTGTTCTTGGAAATTGAAGAGGGTTTTTATGACCTCAGAACTGAAGTGAATACAGATTGAACTGCTGCAGAAGCTCAGACATGTGCATCTGATCACCGCAGGTGTACGTGCGGCCATATTTTGACTATGACCCAGCCAGCGACAGCCTGATTCCCTGTCGAGAGGCAGGAATGGCCTTCAAGAAAGGCGAAATCCTCCAGATTGTCAACCGAGAGGATCCCAACTGGTGGCAGGTGAGCCCTCTTCCATTCATCGGTTTTGGTTGAATGTCAATAAGGATTACACGGCCACAAACATTTCAAACTGTCCGTAATCTGTTCCAGGCATGCCAAGTAGTGGGCGGTGCCACAGGACTGATACCCAGTCAATTCTTGGAGGAGAAGAGGAAAGCGTTTGTCCCGAGAGACTTGGACGGATCAGGTGGGTCTCTAACTGACCCTCTTGGATTATTGTGATGCCTGCACTTTGAACATGGAAGGATGCTTTAGGTCAGAGATAAGCTTCCATCATGTCTTCACTTTCTGTCTTAGGCTGCGCTGATGTTGGCAAGATAGAAGTGTGGCTGGAAGCCAGTTTAAAGTATTGAggccaatcaatcaatcttctGCTCTTACCATAAACCTCATTCATTTCAACACACGGGGAAATAGTCCACTCCTGCCCCCATCAGGCCGAATGTTGCAATAGCAAATATACACATGTGTAAATCTTGTGTGTTGTTCTCGCTTGTAGGAATCCTTTGTGGCACCATAgctggaaaaaagaagaagaagatgatgtaTCTAACAGCTAAGAATGCAGGTCAGAAAGCTCATCTTTACTGATTACTCACATATTCGTTATTTTTCCCTTTAACCGACTTGGTTTACAATGTGTTTTAACAGAGTTTGACAGACACGAGTTGCAGATCTATGAGGAAGTAGCAAAAGTCCCTCCATTCCAGAGGAAGACCCTGATTCTGATTGGTGCTCAGGGGGTGGGCCGACGCAGTCTCAAGAACCGACTTATGGTTCTCCATCCTACTCGCTTTGGCACCACTATACCATGTATGCCATGCTTTGATTTTGactatatctaaaaaaaaaaaaaaagaaaagaagactcACCCCAGCACAAAAGGGTTTTTACAAGAGACGGCCAAACATAACTGAGTTATTTCCTCTGTCAGACACCACGCGAAGGCCCCGTGACGACGAGCTAGACGGCAACACTTATCACTTTACCTCAAGGACAGAGATGGAGGCGGACGTGAAGGGCGGCCGCTTCCTGGAGCATGGCGAGTACGATGGCAACCTGTACGGCACAAAGATCGATTCCATCCACGAGGTGGTCGACACAGGACGCACCTGCATCCTGGATGTCAACCCACAGGTACACAATGGATAGTTTCACCTTGAAATATCAGCAAATACAGACAGCAGAGACCATGTATTTTAGTTTGATACGACAGCAAATTGACCACAGCTTATTCCAACAACTGAAACAGGAAAAGAGGGAACGTTTGATGTTATTGCACAAGAAAGGCTTATTCAAGACTAAGAAAACTCGGCAGCCTTCCCCTgcctctgtgttttgtctgtgaTGTGACCTCGTGTTTCTCTCCAGGCTCTGAAGGTACTGAAAACAGCAGAGTTCATGCCCTTCGTGGTGTTCATTGCAGCCCCTGATTTTGATACTCTCAAGGCCATGCACAAAGCTGTGGTGGACGCAGGCCTCACAACTAAGCAGCTCACGGTAAGTTAACAGCACCTGTGCACGACCATGTGATGTGCCTGCATTGGTCACATGACATAGCCCCAGAGCAAGAAAAAGATGTTGCCAAGCCATATCTATGTCTACTTTATCATGTCTATTATAGCGTCCAGAATCTTTAGAATGAGTATTTAATTGAATTGTAACGTATTCAAATCTTCagaaaaatggctgacatttattttttttttttctggacccTTTGGTATTTTTTCTGTAACTCAAATCGTTTCACTGTGCAGAAATGTCCCTTTTCTCATGTCGTGCACATCTCCAGAACTGACCCGTTGTCCATGTTTTGGCAGGATGTGGACCTGAGGAAGACGGTGGATGAGAGCGCCAGGATCCAGAGGGCTTACAGTCACTACTTTGACCTGACCATCGTCAACGACAACCTGGATAAGGCCTTTGAGACGTTACAGGCTGCCGTGGACAAACTGTGCAGTGAACCCCAGTGGGTCCCAGTGAACTGGGTGTACTGAGGACCAGCGCCAGAGCTTCCACTGTCCGCTCCGCTTGGGTCACAATGAACGACGAGCATCTGTGTGTGCGCTCGCGTGTATTTCTGACCACAAAGGCCAACGAAGAGGACAAGAGGGGAGAGATACTACTGAAAAATGACATCATAAATTCCATCTGATTGCTCTTTCTCCTCTTGGGCCTGCACACTGTGCAACTTTTTTTCTACTCAAAACTCAAAGGGAAAGagtgattatttattttataactTTTTATCAAAGATCTTTCTATTCAGTGTGGGATTTCATTGagaatgaaacaaacaaaaaaaaatgtactcgGGCCATGTTTTTGAATTGATTCCTTGTCGTAGTTACGCGTCTCATTTTGTAGCGGTTCGACTTCATGTCCCGGCGGTCCTCCTTGGTCGACACAGAGGCTTCACAGCTGCCCCCGAGGCTTCGCGATGAGGACGAGGAAAGGCGATGGATCCTCGAGCAATTGCCACGTCTGAACAACCAAGGCGGCCGTTTCATTTTCCGTCTCCATTCCTTATGTGTTTTAAGTAGATGGCCCTAAACTCCTCGACCGTGTCCTCTACCGTATCAGCTGGGCAGTAATTAAGATTACTCCAGTgtgacgaaaaaaaaaaaaaactactttgtgATGGACCTTTTCAAGATCAAAGACTTAATTTTGCATAGTTTCGTCTCcctatcttattttatttttccaaacaGTGTGGTGATTTAGTGTGTCTAGTTTGATCACACGATCCTCACATTAGTCTGGAGGTGTGACCGTCACAATGTTGTTGACATTTTTGCCGTCTTCATCAGCCAGTTTGTCATTgtgtaattttattttttttttttgtgaatgagGCCCACTCGCTCCTTAACGGTCCTTATGTTGAGTGTCATAGCATGCCAAAGCCCATGCCGAtctccaaataaataaaaaagaaaaggtagAAATCCCTTTCTTAAATCTGACTGAAAAATGATGCAACTTTAAATGGTACATGCACCCTGCAAAGCCAAAAAACTGTAGCATTGCTGTGTGTCCTTTGTTTTATGTCTTTCTCAgacaagaaagagaaaaaaaaagtgtgttttcTGTGCAATGAGCTCTGAAGCTGTAACTTACtagcttttcttttctgtgagaaaaaaaaaccacactaTTAAGTTACCGTATGTGGATATTCTTTGCAATATATGTAACATTTCCAAAATCCCCGAGGCCAACCTAAGCCAGCCATACTGCCTGTTAAGCCTGTTGAGGTGTTTCCACATCAACCCCTtgtctgtgtctgtttttttcacattttattaGCAAAGctataataaataaagtttaataaATCTCTTAATCTAGTTTCATGTTAAATATGGTCCGCCTCATGTTGACACACCTCAAAGACTTACACGAACCTAACAATTAAACCGTGTTCCAAGTCCTGCTTTGACGTTTGTCCTCCAGGAAATTTGGGATACAAAGATACTGAGCTATTGTTGCGATTGAGGTGGCGTTATCTTTGTGATACATGCATGGTCACCGCTGTTTGTATCGTTTGTGTGAGCCAATATGTTTAACAGATCGACAATGCCACACCTTAAATGGGTCCGTCTTTTTTCGAGGCTAGGATGTCCAACTCCTCCATTTGAAGTACAAAGATAATCCGATTTCCATCTAGAAAGTGTTTAAGTTGCATTACTCTCTTGACGTGACGTGTGGCTGAATTGGAAAACAACAAATCTGAAGCCAGGTTTTGCAATtaacatttcttcttcttcaaaaaAATACATGGCCAAGGTGTTACTCCTCTTAAGTCACCCTTCATTCATCTGCTGTTTACCAGAAGCTCAGAGGGGTTTTCAAACACCTTTGTGATTAAGTTTTGCCAAATCGACGCTGGAATGCAGCTGAGCCCTGGGAAGTGAGAAGGTAGGTTCCCTTCAAAAGTCAGTTTGGGAGCGgtcagtggcgtagtgggttaagcaggcgccccatgtacagaggctacagtcctcgctgcagctggacccggtttgagtcccgcaccggGCGGCACTTTGCTggatgtcttccccctctctctgccccctacttcctgtctctctccaactgtcctatccattaaaggcataaaaagcccaaaaaaatatttggaaaaaaaaaaaaaaaaaaaaagaagtcagtTTGACAAGAGTATTGACAGAATACAGTCTAATAATAACAAAGTCTAAATGTCAGACTTCAGTTTAGCCGCTTCAGGGCCAGCGTGCTGCCACAGCTCTCTGCGATAAGGGAACCGAACctttaacatattttttttttctctcttcacgATGGCATCTGATGACACAAAGCGAGACGATCCTTTTTTGTCCGAGGTCCAGAATACGCTGCAAGTCAGAAGCTTTTAGTCCGGGTCGGGAGTACAAAATGTTCCACATTTTCAAATCACAACGCAACAGCGACAcattttagacatttttatTAATTAACGCAACTTACAGTCAAGCCAGAGAGTGAACTATATTAAGTGATACGTATTCACATTATGTCCTAACGGGGTTTTACAGCATATCTTGTGTTCTGTAAGCGTAAttgttaccaaaaaaaaaaaaaaaaatatggaaatgTAAAATAGAAATCAAAAGCTTACAACTTTACAAGAACAAGGAGCTTAGCGGTGGATGTGAACAAATTCATTCAGCAACATGAAGACCCTCACCAGAACAGGAATGACAACAAATTCAGTTTTGGCATGTTGTGGTTTAAATaagggagaaaaagagaaagaattaTCTTAGAATATAAAACTCCAAGCTGAGCTCAGAGTGACACAGATGAGGGGAGGTTTGAATTCACACAGCTTTGCAGGACTGCCTTTGCCAAGAGACTTTGGTCACTTTGCTTCTCCATCGCTTACAATGGAAAAAGCACAGGGTATAAAGGGACAAgcgggtgggtgggtgggggcaGGCGGGCGGGAGGGGTGCCTGGAGTGTCCTGGAAGGAATTATACAAATGAAAAGGTGGAATTCATTTCTCATCTTTAAAAAGAGTCCACAGATGATTGTCCGCCTTCCgtaagtgaaaaagaaaaagctttgcGGTCGACCACAACTCCAGGACAGACTCTACATTCATAGGAGGTAGATAACATGGCGACGACACGGCGTGGCGTTGTAAAACATTGCGTCTGTACGGGAATCGAGCTGTCCGTCAAGTCTGTGAAATTGTAGTGCATCATTTCTTCAACTTTTAAGGCCAAATAGGAACTTTACTTATAGCTCAAAGGCTATCTTAAGACAAAGGGGTGGGGGTCCAGGTGGGGTGGGGTGTTTGGGACAGGGACGCAGAAAGCAGATACAGCCCTTTCAT
Encoded proteins:
- the pals2b gene encoding MAGUK p55 subfamily member 6b isoform X1, with the translated sequence MVTAMDDPCPNGVQKVEEEEVMPSGQAGVEGPPAVRSSQGADTSGAMQQVLDNLGEPPTSGGAKDIDLLFLRGIMESPIAQEQLEEAKLEAVQDNNVELVTEILGDISSLKVRDDSAAELSRILQEPHFQSLLEAHDMVASKCYDAPPPAEMANDAAVNSALMQADAVRMIGIRKKAGEPLGVTFRVEKDDLVIARILHGGMIDRQGLLHVGDIIKEVNGKDVGNNPTELQEMLKDCSGGITLKILPSYRDAPAPPQVYVRPYFDYDPASDSLIPCREAGMAFKKGEILQIVNREDPNWWQACQVVGGATGLIPSQFLEEKRKAFVPRDLDGSGILCGTIAGKKKKKMMYLTAKNAEFDRHELQIYEEVAKVPPFQRKTLILIGAQGVGRRSLKNRLMVLHPTRFGTTIPYTTRRPRDDELDGNTYHFTSRTEMEADVKGGRFLEHGEYDGNLYGTKIDSIHEVVDTGRTCILDVNPQALKVLKTAEFMPFVVFIAAPDFDTLKAMHKAVVDAGLTTKQLTDVDLRKTVDESARIQRAYSHYFDLTIVNDNLDKAFETLQAAVDKLCSEPQWVPVNWVY
- the pals2b gene encoding MAGUK p55 subfamily member 6b isoform X2, which encodes MQQVLDNLGEPPTSGGAKDIDLLFLRGIMESPIAQEQLEEAKLEAVQDNNVELVTEILGDISSLKVRDDSAAELSRILQEPHFQSLLEAHDMVASKCYDAPPPAEMANDAAVNSALMQADAVRMIGIRKKAGEPLGVTFRVEKDDLVIARILHGGMIDRQGLLHVGDIIKEVNGKDVGNNPTELQEMLKDCSGGITLKILPSYRDAPAPPQVYVRPYFDYDPASDSLIPCREAGMAFKKGEILQIVNREDPNWWQACQVVGGATGLIPSQFLEEKRKAFVPRDLDGSGILCGTIAGKKKKKMMYLTAKNAEFDRHELQIYEEVAKVPPFQRKTLILIGAQGVGRRSLKNRLMVLHPTRFGTTIPYTTRRPRDDELDGNTYHFTSRTEMEADVKGGRFLEHGEYDGNLYGTKIDSIHEVVDTGRTCILDVNPQALKVLKTAEFMPFVVFIAAPDFDTLKAMHKAVVDAGLTTKQLTDVDLRKTVDESARIQRAYSHYFDLTIVNDNLDKAFETLQAAVDKLCSEPQWVPVNWVY